The genomic region ggcgcgGGGGCGAGCACAGCACAGGGAAGGCAAACAAacaaagtggcggaatcagaattaaatataaacaatatatcgatatatacgatatgtccaaatccatatcgagttgaaaaaatatctcgatatattttaaatatcgagatatcgcccacccctaatcagaaattatatatatttttagcaaagtaagaactaatataacaactaagaaacaaatgtgtaagctacaaagttgcacaagtcaggattagtgtacaaatgcgtgttaaactcacagctcgtgTAGTGATTAAGCGCAGCATTCTGAACAGAAACGCTCTGTGTCAAGAGCTGCTCGcgtgaacactgcactttgcttaattaaatatcttcgaatcgttttgtttaaaagtggccatttcaagctttctatatgcatatttctcatgtctgtaaggcaagtagcctgctgagtttcggtttatttacgAGAcacgcgctccagttcatgagcaatgaaagcgatcACTTCCACGACTTCATGTCACGATTATGGTCTGccatttgctttttatttattaaatccaggcaattagcctaagaaacctttttttaaattaagatacaatttaaacaaaacgaaagaaatgctttctacaaaacaaaacttaatattaaactaaatataaccaccaaaatcatttctgacccacttgcTACTTTTCACTTATCATAAtaagatgaaatgtaaaaataatattataatatttaaacataaatatgaaggaaaaaacacattttttaatggctacaacaaagtaagctagaGATAAATGtttgagctggatttgagcaaacatcagttatttaacattatataatgttaaatttaacatttaacaattaacattatataaacatAGGATTATCGAGCGGAgacaagtcaactttatttaaatagcgcttttacaatgacgatagTTTCAAAGCAtcttcaaagtgttaaacaagaaattattgcaacaaaatttgattcacaCACAGATCAACAGTagtcgctgtggagaaaacaGCAATGTTATCAACTTATTTAAGTTTATCAATGTTAGTTTTAACATGAGTCTCACCAGTCAGTTTCGCtgcgctttgctcattacaggctcgttctcatcAGAACGCCCACATATTAaaaaatggtcgggtttaaatcgggcttGGGCTCATAATTATTTGTCGGgccgggcttgattttttttgagtCCGATCTAACCTCTTGGTGTCGGTGAGTACCAAAAAATGAACGTATAGGGCTTGTTCTGGAAAAAGTGgtattggtgcatccctactgattATAATTGTGCATATGTTCAGAATGGCAAATTTCTGGATTAATATTTTTCCGGTAATCTACCAGTCTAAAGTCTGgcggatttttttttaatgtttttgaaataaagcCTCTTATGCTCTTcattgctgcatttatttgattaaaatatctatttacaaccctataaattgtccctaggatgtaatgctctgtttttgacttatttggaagagtcatgaatattaatgttcagctctgctctgattggcttatttcaacaGCTAACAGCAGTTCAGTAAAGCGGCTCATgggtcctgacagaacacagaccaactaaatgacacttttaggcaaaacatctcaaatggagattgataaaatgcagcttacttgtttatttggtgttttcagataatttgcgcgcgagaaagagctcgcgttcgtgtggttgccagatttcagtaattaaatccgtATACTCTCcggtttttacctaaacatgtccaatctggtaACCATATGCtcgcgagctctctctcgcgcacggacgatctgaaaacaccaataaacaagttgtTTAGATGTTCTActtaaagtgtgtcattcagcctacattttagacttgtcttttttcgtcaacgatattgcatgtttatataacgttagtcacaatgtaggctaacgttatgcagtgactgtgatgtagcctaatctgaaaaacatcataggaaacaccatacttcagttctcaaaaatataaatatataacttacatttttacaaaaatgaaTCGTTTTAACTTGTAttgtggaaaaggtgacgtttgctagaaggatcgagtgaacgatctaagcaaagtatctacggttgtattttgtaagtaagggataatgtacacccagccggttgttatcgcagaataaaccccgacagagtgatcaggaccccgaagCGAAGCGGAGGgatcttgcatcactctgaaggggtttattctacataacaaccggctgggtttacattatcctgcttattacacggctactagtctcaaataaattagacacaaaatattgtcttgagattaaatattttattagctcctACGCAAAgtttccgcgaagaaaaacagttccaaactgctttaagcctttatcttttgctgctaaatgttgaaaatgaatgctgaaagggttagttcacccaaaaatgaaaccaaacctatgatttactcaccctcaagtcattatataacatattacattatataatgtaacatatattacattatataacaTACCGCTGGTATGCgcgactgaccaatcagaatcaagtatttcacagaggcgtgtaataatacaaaataatattaccctttgtcattagacacactatttagttttgtatggtacttggtgtttcctattgttactgtactagcatcttgcgttatctagacaatgctgtctctctaagaaactctcaatttaatcagaaattgtttaaacggtcaataagtggataaaatcgctacttactgcttgcaggaatataaacatcaaccatgactgttgatcTGTGGGAAGGTTAGAAAAGTCCTCAGGtctctcctgcacagcctggaacatgaagtgtgtccatgcgagcagcttgtttaCCTGATGATTCACTCCGTCATTTCCGCCTGACATTGCacgtttggacagatgcaaatgttgggggcgtgcatataaatgatccccaatgcttgcgttactgttgggtttatgttaagaagtatttttttttcggtggagttttggattcactaaatttacataagaagtaggaggcaatgatgtttgagaatCACAGTATGtaatgtccatgtactgaactcttattatttcgccatggcaaggttaattaaatttttcattctaacTTAACCTCAGTCTCTGAAACTATTTGTAGTTCTTTAGTGTGCCAGAATTGCATAATCTTGTCTGTTATTCTGTGTTTTCATCGTGACCGTCCTTCTGTCTCAGAGATGTTTTATTCGATGGGTCCTGGCTATATGACTAGCAGTGTGTTGTCAACACGCTCTGGGAGTGAATTATCTGACAGCGATATGGAGTCGTCCATTCATAGCCAGAGCAGCCTGGCTCAAGCAAACCCTCCACAGGTCAGTGCTTATATGTGCAAAGGATTTTTCTCAAGTTTAGCAAGTTTTGTATTTCCATTGTTTAGAGACAGTGAATAATTCAAgtgtcaactttttttttagagaATGAAAAACCAAAAAATTGCATGAGTTGAATAGCTTTGTtccaaaaacatttataattaagTCACATTAGATTTGCTCTACATACACATTAGTACACATTAGTATTTTGTTGTATTCAAAATCATATAGACCATATACAGTTCCAGTAGCTCAAAAAGTAGAGCTTGGCGCTAACAACACCagggtcatgggtttgatttccAGGGAATGCATGAACTGATAAACAGTATACTTTTATACAAGCATATGCCAAAAACATAAATGTGTAATATGCAGGATCTAAGAAAGCACACTTTCCCTTAtacattcaaatacattttattttaatataataatgttgGTCAAGTCCATGGACCTGTTATGCATCACCTACCCATGTAGGGTGTGTATGATTGGCTTGCTCTTCATGACACGTCTCTTACAGGGAATGCTCAACTGTCCTCGTCGTTATCCTGTACCAGGATCCTTATCTAGTTTGCCTCAATGTAGCAGACCTCCAAGTATGTatttaaagctgttttaaacAAGCAGACATTTTGTACGTCAATGCATTCCATTAAGTGTTTATCTTGCAATCTGTCAAATGTGTTTTCATTCGTCTTTTTCCCCAAATAGAACGGTCATCTCGAAGTGGCCAAACAGAGCCATTGAAACCAGACTCATTGCTTCGCCTCTCCCTGGGCGGAGTCACCCTGACTCTGTTAGAGCAGGATCCGCCTCCTGGGCCAGATGGGCTGTCCTCATTGGCTGAGGTTTCACAGTTGTTTTTCCGTGAGCTTGCGTTCTTTAAGGACAGTATGTTTGGCGAGAGAGACTTCCAGAACCTGAGAGGAAGCTTTGCTAAAGCATGTGCCCACTCCCACATCAGGTACGACAGAAATCATCTACTATGCTCACTGATTTCATATGTATGTACACACACTCCTTTTCACTTCCTCTGACCTCTGATTTTCAGGGTGACCGGTGCAGCAGTGCAACTAGCATGTGAGATGCGTAGTGCAGGGCGACACATCCGAGCCACGACCTCCGATCTCTCCTTCAGCAGGCTGGAACTGCTGGAGTGCCTCTGGGACTCGGGCAGTCCACAGTACACAGAAGTAATCAGCACATCTTCAGACTCTTACACCCAAATGCTATTATCCATCAGGCTTTTTGGGTTGGATGAAAGGTTCACATTCACATCCTTTGAAGACCCCTCGTAAAATTAGTTTCTTTTTACCAAAATCTGTCATAATATATCTGGCCTGACATTTATCTGTCCTAACTTAATTTTACTATTAAGTTCAGCAACTATCTTCCCAAGCTTGTCATGAAAATTGCTTATAAaccagtttttttcttcttctcaatTCTGCCCCTTGAGGTCCACTTTCCTGCCGAGTTTTGCTCCAACCCTAATTTAATCAAGGTTAACGCTAAACTGCGGGAATGCGAATCTCGAGGGACAGAGTTGAGAAACCCTTGCTTAAGGCTCCCTGTGGTttccaaaataaataatgttgtaTGTTTACCATTTTAGGAGAAATTAAGCCctaaattttgttattttatttgtactGTAAATCAAACTATAATAATCaacataataatattattatatattttcaggatattggctgtttattagtacaaaaactaccttactaactattaataagcagtaaattaggagtttgagACAAAAGTCGTAGTGAATAtgttaatagtgaatatttttttcccatactaaaatgttacaattataataatttaaatcaaatgcattaattaatgttacCTAATGCTGAATACCTTTCATGCTAATATTTGAACTCTTACTTCACGTAAAGGGCTCTAAAGTCCTGTTTTTCATTATATGTCCTCTTCAAAACACATTTGCTACATCATTTTGCAGAATATGTTTTATTtcttagttgtttttttttaccctgtTGCACTCTGGAACTAAAATCTGGATGGTCAAAAGTCAAAGAAAATTGCCAGTTGTTCACCAGAATATTACAGTTGTGTAATGGTTTAATACAGTCACCTCAATAGCTTAGCCAACTGCTCAAGGATAATTTTAAACAGATGTGAATACACTTTGAGTTATGACAAGTCAGACGGCCAAAAGCTTGCAAATCCCAGCAGGAAACATCTTGCAGGCTGATGAAGGTTCTGGAAGAGTTCTTTTGAAATGCACATATTTTTCTTCTCCCCAGCTTTTGCAGTTCCAGTCAGCCGGTCTCTTCACGATGGGCACCACTGCCAGACCCTGTGCCCAGTTCCACCATAGTCTGTCTGAGAAGCACATGCGTAAGGTACTAAGCTTGCAGAATCTTATGGCATTGACTTGTGAAAAGTGTTCTTGTCATTTATATGTTCAATATAGGTCTAAATTAAACTGTTCTTGCTGTTTTCTGTCATGTAGAGTGGAAGCAGGCGGCGTGTGGTACGCAGAGACAGCTCACTCCAGGTTGAGCTTGGAGAGCTAAGCTCTGAGTTGGACCTTGACATTCTGGGCCGACTGGAGGACATCCTGCAGGCCCTTAGCCACTGTCCATCACCACCCCAAAGAAACACTGTGCATGCTGCAGAGGTCTCTAGATTAAAAAACAGAATCCCATTATTCACCAAAAACGTGTCTTGgtttatttttaaactattGACAATGAAATTTGTTCTAATGTATAGTTAAttcctctctctttttctctgcaGTCTCATTTGTTGGAGCTCCACTCTTCTCTCCTGCTTCATTCTCCTTATGCCGTGCTGAAGGTCCGTTTCCCCATCCCTGACCTTCGACCCCCAGGGCTGAGGCGGCCCCTAAGCCAGCGGGCAGTGCGCAACGAGATCTTGAGTCTGCAGATCTCTAATCTGGAGCTGAAGTCTCAGCAGGGGCCAGACATTGAGCAGGACGGCCCTTGCAACCCAGGGGCCAAACTTACCAAACTACTAGAGGCCTGTTTTACTGATCTGCACGGTAACGCATCTAAAGATCAAAAGAAGCATTTATTATTTTCAGTTAACATTCACGTTACcgctaatacttttattcagcatgaacacattaaattgatcaaaagtaacagtaaagacattttataatgttaaaacattgataataattagaaatgtttcttgagaagcaaatcatcatattagaatgatttctgaatgatcatgtgactgaagactggagtaatgatgctgaaaatttgcCAGCACAGACTAGTTACAATTAtcatataataatacaattattattatggattaaactaaaacatattttaaattgtaatataaaatgtagattttaataatatttctcaatattgctgtatttttgatcaaataaatgcagccttgtagAAGCATGAAACTTCTTTCAGAAACAACCCCTAACAAATATAGTATATTCAGTATATAGGGTCTGTCTCTTGCCTTAGCCCAGCCTTATATGCTGGTCtaaatgtgttgtttttgtCTTAACAAGATGAAATTCAATTCTCATTTACATGTTTTATAAATGTTGCTGGTCAGTGCACGTTTTTCTAAAAGGATTTTTCTAGattttgtttctgttttgctCCGTTTAGATTCTTTCTACCGTCTAGTGTTGAGAATACAATGATaaatttttttctaaattaatctggtgtgttgtgtgtgtgtgtgtgtgtgtgtgtgtgtgttttaggagTGTTTGAGGGCTGGGAGGGAGAGGCATTTCCCTGTATCCGTGTGCAGAAGAGCCCAGATCCGCAGAACCCTGATGGCATTCCCAGGTATGTTAGCAACTGTATGTCTCTGAGATTATGATTTgggtaaaataaaatacaatacagTACAATGTTATACAAATCTTTTGatggattaaaacaacaaatGTTAGGGAAATCAATCTTGGCTCTCGTCTCTTTTCCACCTGTAGGATTCAGgtgcgagtgagtgagggagCAGGCTCTGAtagtgtgggtgtgtgtgaagGGGTGAACAGAGATCTGGGACTGGGCTCCATGTCTCTGGAGAACCCATGTGAACTACGAGAGAAGAACAGTTCTCCCTTCTCATCCAACCGCACCATGTTTGAGACGGAAGAGGTATGTCcagtctgcctgtctgtctttctttcattctcataCTTGACTCATTCTCTGGTTCTTTCTCAGATGGTGATCCCAGCTGACCCAGAGGAGATGGAAGAATTTCAGTCTCAGTGTATATGTCAGTGTCAGTATGTGGTCGATATCACGTTTCCTGTAGCTTACATTCTTCTGCCCAGTAAAGAGGCTTTTCTAAGCATCTATAACAGGTAttactcaacacacacattcaagaGAACTTTTAAAGCTTAATctcttaaacatttatttaaaatagcctTTTTTAGTATGAACATTTCAGGTTTATAGGCATGTTGTATCGGGTACAAAATATTaactattaatatatattttttttttttcaggattaatAATGACCTGCTGATGTGGGAgccccctccacctcctccgTCCCCTCCTCCTGCTCCTCCTTCATCTTTTCAAAGTTCTCGTAGTCCCTCCCATCAGCAAAAACTTGAAGATGATGAATTTTACCTCTGTAAATCTGCCTTCAGGCTGGGTCAGTCAtgatcatatttcatatttcaaaTTATGAAAATTTTTGCTCAgggttatttttgtattatttatatactatttacTATTCAGAATTTTAGTTTTtgtattttctgttttaattttaatttatgttttagtaattttgttgtacttttgtcatttttattagtttttaatgtttctatatatagcgtctattatttcagttttagttttatttactttcagctcatttcaatttattgtcaatgcaaaaaaaaaaattataattcaatatttagattttatttgtataacacAGTTTTAGACTGTGCTGTGTTGAAAATCCTTTACCTAATTTGGTTTTCCtggtcaaaaatgaccggcATTTGGCTATATTATTATCacatattgtattatttttggaGCTGACTGGTTGATCTGAGCTTATGCATCTCAGTGTTAACTCAAGCTTATTTacctcaacaacaaaaaaactgagGTGCATGCACTCAAACTATAAAGGTAACAAggtggggacatttttggggggaaatttttATACCCTGTGTGAGCAAAGTAAGTTGTAATCCAATGTGATGATAGTAACTAGCAattttcagaaaaaaattgtCAAAATGACTGAAATACAACACGAGGGTTAAAAATTGATTGCTAGTCTTTTCATTATCATGCCAGAATCTGACTCTGAGGAAGAGGAGCCTCACTTCTACTCAGCCAAGCAATCAAAAAGGAGGAAACAATTAGAGCCTCAGTCCAGCCATGCCCTCAGTCTGCTCTGTTTAACGGTGCTCATTGGCAAAGGTCGCCTTCAAGCCATTACAGATAGCAAGGTAAATTAACTGGAAAATTGCTTGATTTCAGAAGTGATATCAATGACAGTAAAATGTAACATTACCAATTAAATTCACATTTCACAAATTTTGATACCATTCTCTTTAAGAATGAAGCTGGACGTAAAGTGGACCTCTGTCATGGAGAACTCATTTTGGACTTGGAAGGGGGCAAGATTTTTAGTGTGACGCAACACCAGAACAATCCCAATCTCAACTTCCTGACCatagagagcaaaagagtggagCTGTATCATAAAGGTGAGCTGTTTAGATCACATCTAACCTCTTCCTGTAGTTTTTGCATGGTGAAAAAGTGACTATCCTGTTCCTAATTGACAAATGATTCGTGCATCTTTGGCTCTATATAGCGGAAGTACCGGACTCCCCTATTCCTGTGAAACTGGAAATGCCCAGGTTTACTTGCCCAGGTCACTTGGACCCTACCATTTACCCCACAGAGGTGGGAGTGAGCAGCGTCAGTGGCCGAGAAACTGGCGTTCAAATGTTGTCGACTGCCATTCAAATCACTTTAGATCTTGAGAGGAATGTGAAGGTTAGTGCAATATTTTCGTTATCTGCATGCATACAGCATACTTGCAAAATGTACTGTAACTCTGTTGCTTAATGTGACTATAAGGCGTTAAGATATTATATGATCGTTGTTTTGCCTCTTACTCAATAATAGGATGATTGTTGTTTGTTTCTTATAAGTATTCATCTAATTTTCTCTGTAGGAGTTTCTGGTCGCGCTGAGACTCCATGGTGCTACTTTACGACATCACATGGCATTGACCAATCATAGCTGGCATGAGCAGGTATCTGTTGGCAACTAGATACGATACATACTTTAAATAGGCATATAGATCTCTCAAGAATGTCTGGCTGATTTGTATCATTCTCTATCCAGATTGTTGATTTCCTTGATGTCATCGACGATGACATTTTAGGCTACACCGCACCTGCTGTCATCACAGTTCTTCACACACACCTGGCCACCTGTGCAGTGGACTACAGGTATTGTATTAACACTGAATGTTTGGTGAAGTCTGACAAATACTTTTTGTTCTTTCTGTAAACATTCTTTGTCTTCACCCTCCAGGCCTCTTTATCTTCCTCTGCGAGTTTTGTTTACAGCCGAGTCCTTTTCTTTGTCCAGTAACATCATTGTGGACACCGCGACCTTTCACCTCAGGTACTGGTGACTGTAGTGTGATCCGAAACGGTTGTACAGAGATTAATTGGTTGGATCTAACCACTCTGAAATTTACTTTTAGGTTTATCTTAGATGACTCTGCATTGTACCTGTCTGATAAATGTGAAAGCGAGACAGTGGATTTGAGGCGAGGTACAGAACAAGCATAGCTTTTAAAATCTGAATGTCCATTAATGCCTGAATGTGGGCTACCTCTAATCATATTGTGTTTGTCTGTCCcagactatgtgtgtgtgttagacatTGATTTGCTGGAACTGGCCATAACGACTTGGAAAGGAACTGACTCAAGTAAACTGGTTAGTTTCATGCTAACCATTAATGGCTATGTTGAAGACTTAAAACCATTTGACTTATATTATTGACTTATGGtgcattttttgtaaaataatataaataacttaATAAAAGTCTTATTAACTTAGTATTTGTCTTTATGATTATTTCCAGACTCAGCCGCTGTTTGAGCTTCGTTGTTCTAATAATGTAGTTCACGTACACACCTGTGCGGACTCGTGCGCTGCTCTAGTTAACATGCTGCAGTACCTGGTTTCCCAAGGGGATCTACACCCTCCCCCTCGCCACACATCCCCCACGGAGATCGCCGGACAGAAACTTCTGGTGAGATTTGTCTTTTAAAGCTGTACTAATGCTTCTTTCCACCCATTTGTATTTAACCCTAAAATATCTGTGTTTTAGCTGTCAGAAAGTCCCGCATCCCTTCCGTCCTGTCCACCAGCAGAGACAGCAGAGATTAACCAATGCGACCTCACAGATGCCTTGATTGATACAGAGAGAATCTTACAGGAAGAGACACAAGATTCTGGTGAGACTTTGGCAGTTGCTTATACAGATCCAAGGCATATAACAGAGAATGTAGAAATCaggttattgttttgttttatgtataTCTTTAATAGATTTGAAAATagtttattttagattatatTTTGACTAGTTTGTGGTTGATAAgatgttttgtaaaaaaaagtctctaatGCTTATGACAAAAAAACTGTGAAAACTGCAATATTATTactatgtaaaataactgttttctattgtaacatattttaaaattttaatttaccTTACTCTTCAGTATCACCTTCAGAAATCTGTTTTGGCGCTCAAGAaacttttcttattattattaatgttgaaaacagttgtgctgcttcatattttaattagggccgggactcgattaaaaaaattaatctaattaattagaggctttgtaattaattaatcgaaattaatcgcattttaatcgcatataaatatttgacctgagaacaatgagaagtaatttttcacatgtatttttagtataccattgaataataaCTGaaaacataagcttaatcaacaaaatattgtttatttatttcagtccagcagaccagtgcaatgtttgccattaagttaagtaaaagcatatttgtgatatttgaggctcgatgtgctgcggtgatacgcaaattccttgttgtatagcttgcacactaccatgctcttgacgacgcttccattctttcgttttttaaaacaaaatttcccatccacggggccaagcaaagcagtctcatcagcttcttcgttcatgttcacgcatgccctgcgtctcaatcagctccctagttccctagtcggggcactgatcaagacataagtcaatgggctgactccctgatcagtgccctgactactgaactagggagcggattgagacgcacccatggtttgttgttgtagttgtcgcgctagttggtgttccagtataatcggtccgtcgaaactgattcattgaaaaacgttccgcagggcaaaaataaatgcggttaatttttttatttttttgcgtaattaattaacgcgttaaagttacgtaattaattaatcttaattaacgcgttaaagtcccggccctaattttAATGGAAacctttaatttaaaatgtctttactatgACTTTTGATCAACTTAATtaatccttgctaaataaatgtatttatttctcaaccttTAAAATGGTATTGATTATTccattctgtgtatttgaccagCAGGTTCGCCTTCCATCCGGCGAGCCTCACCTGTCTCAGTCTATCTGTTCCCGGGAGAAGCCCCCAAGCTCCGCCCTTCTGTTCTAGAAGGGGAGGAGTCTGATATTGATGGACTGGTCACCACAGCTATGGAAGCTCAAGCAGATATGATGTCAGAGGAAGGCTCAGAGTGTTCCACCGACAATGATGATTTCTGCATCCTTGAGGCTCCTGG from Pseudorasbora parva isolate DD20220531a chromosome 11, ASM2467924v1, whole genome shotgun sequence harbors:
- the atg2a gene encoding autophagy-related protein 2 homolog A isoform X4; protein product: MSRWLFPWSGSIKKRACRYLLQHYLGHFLEERLSLDQLSLDLYNGSGVISEINLDVWAVNELLESLGAPLEIVEGFVNSIAVTIPWAALVTEHCTLEITGLQITCRPKYRTNGNWDSQGWSSCMTSSMQLAQECLKDPPEASEEPPAPLEGLEMFAQTIETVLRRIKVTFLDTIVRVEHHSPDAEAGVALEMRIKRVDYCDEAVRDSSQTVPVDIHQPPAFLHKILQLNSVQLLYETLGGSQGLIHSDVMASSRETDKTDEDDGDDDASDAPQSLHPTQKPPEPLLIGQCSGFIETTVKIKQNEMLPGPKFELDGKVGCLHLLLSPSQITQLTDLLSSLCIETSGSGGVGVSGGGVSRPLGSDDLRLIEEDLSKQLNSEMYDRDLEEDTEPYIISMENGEMFYSMGPGYMTSSVLSTRSGSELSDSDMESSIHSQSSLAQANPPQGMLNCPRRYPVPGSLSSLPQCSRPPKRSSRSGQTEPLKPDSLLRLSLGGVTLTLLEQDPPPGPDGLSSLAEVSQLFFRELAFFKDSMFGERDFQNLRGSFAKACAHSHIRVTGAAVQLACEMRSAGRHIRATTSDLSFSRLELLECLWDSGSPQYTELLQFQSAGLFTMGTTARPCAQFHHSLSEKHMRKSGSRRRVVRRDSSLQVELGELSSELDLDILGRLEDILQALSHCPSPPQRNTVHAAESHLLELHSSLLLHSPYAVLKVRFPIPDLRPPGLRRPLSQRAVRNEILSLQISNLELKSQQGPDIEQDGPCNPGAKLTKLLEACFTDLHGVFEGWEGEAFPCIRVQKSPDPQNPDGIPRIQVRVSEGAGSDSVGVCEGVNRDLGLGSMSLENPCELREKNSSPFSSNRTMFETEEMVIPADPEEMEEFQSQCICQCQYVVDITFPVAYILLPSKEAFLSIYNRINNDLLMWEPPPPPPSPPPAPPSSFQSSRSPSHQQKLEDDEFYLCKSAFRLESDSEEEEPHFYSAKQSKRRKQLEPQSSHALSLLCLTVLIGKGRLQAITDSKNEAGRKVDLCHGELILDLEGGKIFSVTQHQNNPNLNFLTIESKRVELYHKAEVPDSPIPVKLEMPRFTCPGHLDPTIYPTEVGVSSVSGRETGVQMLSTAIQITLDLERNVKEFLVALRLHGATLRHHMALTNHSWHEQIVDFLDVIDDDILGYTAPAVITVLHTHLATCAVDYRPLYLPLRVLFTAESFSLSSNIIVDTATFHLRFILDDSALYLSDKCESETVDLRRDYVCVLDIDLLELAITTWKGTDSSKLTQPLFELRCSNNVVHVHTCADSCAALVNMLQYLVSQGDLHPPPRHTSPTEIAGQKLLLSESPASLPSCPPAETAEINQCDLTDALIDTERILQEETQDSGSPSIRRASPVSVYLFPGEAPKLRPSVLEGEESDIDGLVTTAMEAQADMMSEEGSECSTDNDDFCILEAPGMGIPPRDGEPVVTVLSQGPIKVRDGYYSRPRGSSDLLRAPTRFPVPQNRVVLREVSVVWHLYGGKDFGGKPSSAHTPHSHKVRSAAPGARGSPSRSAVPSRPQNSWRWVGGSGRQHTLLMEIQLTKVSFQHETYPVVMPPAAGPDADVPGLGEQPISRQVFIVQELEVRDRLASSQINKFLYLHTSESMPRRAHSNMLTVKALQVMPESGLGGPECCLRVSLLPLRLNIDQDALFFLKDFFSSMAAGVNPYLPVDLAAEVRTDAPQKASDDTDPASGLGHDLAASVETTYSEQSSSSAGSSSSSDQPIYFREFRFTSEVPIWLDYQGKHVVIEQGTFAGILIGLAQLNCSELKLKRLCCRHGLLGVDKVIQYAVNEWLTDIRKNQLPGILGGVGPMHSVVQLFHGVRDLFWMPIEQYRKDGRIIRGLQRGAASFGTSTASAALELSNRLVQAIQATAETVYDILSPTPPLTRYITEGRPTPRPRRTPQPADLREGVAKAYDTVREGVIDTAQTLCDVASRGHEQKGLPGAVGGVLRQIPPTVVRPLIVASEATSNLLGGMRNQIKPDARKEDFLKWRTEVGQE